In Plasmodium coatneyi strain Hackeri chromosome 3, complete sequence, a genomic segment contains:
- a CDS encoding S-adenosyl-L-methionine-dependent methyltransferase, producing MGDNRMEVLPAGFSDFRDRAYWNSFFQFFDKKNFEWYGNYGDVRHIVYRCIRRRLGYFSGERASQRDGQPSNEPNDQPNSQPNNEPDDQPVNKNCLLINLGCGNSHLSYELFQDGFRNIVNLDYSDVVIQKMKKKFGDKMEFLNVDISNGDQFDKVLYKLEEESQKKKVDYKIFFDKAFLDAYISCEQNEEEICKRNAKSYFSLVFKHLNKGDLFIVITLAQYYIIKEVIRNVYHEDIILEVFPFFLKQNTSEFKYHPFVFAFYRTPKGGNKFQAYFVNPEMGTRNVISLWKLPNQINDTRANLNLHIFKKGKRRVLDIYNTKLNRCDYNVVVYDSYTERATYNTVVVVVPLGYEFHSLYCTAEGNEELASKARTRRLLLVMRSNFLATSCQQGGVSEVDLFQNDKRESPPNVHHNGYSQMEQSRKGDTSAAKVEEQKIYPHGNNQLHSEYSVNVLLESIKNELTNILNEVALPNSDNFPIMVLNESVKNCRVIAHRKSQHASGIIIRDVLVTEEFLAENFNSDGAHDRGFEGGKSKKKNNGEGSGREGTNQDGNERGKEQHNVEEALRTILKNKQERRSYFEKRKIYKRQMIFSYDPLTVQSELVYTQEKEKKKKKKKNDKGVDKLDDNPHFEYIESASQYHISFCCSLFFVINDNHKEDDNFFNICILGGGTNVFSNILKSIFADFNLHLDVVEIDETVKSFYHLFHDEQMEENKKHKTNYIIKDAHDFVKNHSESQFYHAIFVDINNTQNSYVEMDGCKLYVTCPHVQFLDEGNVRSVKRLLKENGVLVINVLTRDGTMRKHIRLFFQTLFTSVISIPSANKEINEVLVCNSEIITQERLSSFHRNLTGMIRRNHNRWFLNCDLKNILNNANVL from the exons ATGGGAGACAACCGAATGGAGGTCCTGCCAGCTGGGTTCTCGGACTTTCGAGATAGAGCCTACTGGAATagcttttttcaatttttcgaCAAGAAGAATTTCGAGTGGTATGGGAACTACGGGGATGTGCGGCACATCGTTTATCGGTGCATACGAAGGAGGCTGGGTTATTTCTCTGGGGAAAGAGCCAGTCAACGGGATGGGCAACCCAGTAACGAACCGAATGACCAACCGAACAGTCAACCCAATAACGAACCGGATGACCAACCGGTTAACAAGAACTGCCTGCTCATAAACTTGGGGTGCGGGAACTCCCACCTGAGCTACGAACTCTTCCAAGACGGGTTCCGTAACATTGTAAATTTGGACTACTCAGATGTAGTGatccaaaaaatgaaaaagaaattcgGGGACAAAATGGAGTTCCTAAATGTAGACATTAGCAACGGTGATCAGTTTGATAAGGTCCTATacaaattggaagaagagtcacagaaaaaaaaagtggattaCAAAATCTTTTTTGATAAAGCTTTTTTAGATGCATATATATCATGCGAacaaaatgaggaggaaatttGCAAAAGGAATGCCAAGAGTTACTTCTCCCTTGTCTTTAAGCACTTGAACAAGGGGGATCTATTCATTGTTATCACTCTTGCCCAgtattatataattaaggaGGTTATTCGAAACGTATACCACGAGGACATCATCTTGGAggtcttccccttttttttaaaacaaaacaCAAGCGAGTTTAAGTACCACCCTTTCGTATTCGCCTTCTATCGAACACCTAAGGGGGGCAACAAATTCCAGGCATATTTTGTTAACCCAGAAATGGGTACCAGAAATGTCATTTCGTTGTGGAAATTACCCAATCAAATTAACGACACGAGGGCAAATTTGaatcttcacatttttaaaaaagggaagagaagagTCCTAGACATTTACAATACAAAGCTGAACAGGTGTGACTACAACGTGGTTGTTTACGACTCGTACACGGAGCGCGCTACTTACAACacggttgttgttgttgtcccGCTTGGTTATGAGTTTCACTCGCTTTACTGCACTGCGGAGGGGAATGAGGAACTGGCTTCCAAGGCCCGGACGAGGAGGCTCCTCCTGGTGATGAGGTCGAACTTCTTGGCTACCTCCTGCCAGCAGGGCGGAGTAAGCGAGGTGGACCTTTTTCAGAATGACAAACGAGAAAGCCCCCCGAATGTGCACCATAACGGGTACAGTCAGATGGAGCAAAGTCGAAAAGGGGATACCAGTGCGGCAAAAGTGGAGGAACAGAAAATATACCCGCACGGGAACAACCAACTGCACAGCGAGTACTCAGTTAACGTCCTACTGGAGTCCATCAAAAATGAGCTGACAAACATTTTGAACGAAGTGGCCCTTCCCAATTCGGACAACTTCCCCATCATGGTGTTAAACGAGAGCGTAAAGAACTGCAGAGTCATTGCGCACAGGAAGTCACAGCACGCGTCCGGCATCATCATAAGGGACGTCCTCGTAACGGAGGAGTTTCTCgcagaaaattttaactCAGACGGGGCGCACGACAGGGGCTTCGAAGGTGGAAAgagtaagaaaaagaacaacggGGAAGGGAGCGGCAGAGAGGGGACAAACCAAGATGGAAACGaacgggggaaggaacagcaCAACGTGGAAGAAGCCCTTCGAACCATCCTAAAAAACAAACAGGAAAGACGCTCCTATTttgagaaaagaaaaatttacaaaaggCAAATGATATTTTCATACGACCCATTGACAGTGCAGTCCGAGCTAGTATATACtcaggaaaaggaaaagaaaaaaaaaaaaaaaaaaaatgacaaaggggTGGACAAGCTTGACGACAATCCCCACTTCGAGTACATCGAATCGGCCAGCCAATACCACATAAGCTTCTGCTGCAGTCTGTTCTTCGTGATAAATGATAACCACAAGGaggatgataattttttcaacatttGCATTTTGGGGGGAGGCACCAATGTCTTCTCAAATATACTCAAGTCCATTTTTGCAGATTTCAATTTGCACCTGGATGTTGTCGAAATTGACGAAACGGTAAAATCATTTTATCACCTTTTCCATGATGAGCagatggaggaaaataaaaagcacaagacaaattatattattaaggACGCGCATGATTTTGTAAAGAATCATTCTGAGTCTCAATTTTACCATGCCATCTTTGTCGACATTAACAATACGCAAAACTCCTACGTCGAAATGGATGGCTGTAAGTTGTATGTCACTTGTCCGCATGTACAATTTTTGGATGAAGGAAATGTGCGTAGTGTTAAGCGTcttttgaaggaaaatgggGTGCTTGTAATTAATGTTTTGACGAGGGATGGCACTATGAGGAAACATATTCGCCTCTTCTTCCAGACCCTCTTCACATCCGTCATTAGTATCCCCTCCGCGAATAAG GAAATTAACGAGGTCTTGGTCTGCAACTCCGAGATTATAACCCAAGAAAggctttcctccttccacaGGAATCTCACAGGAATG ATAAGAAGAAACCACAATCGGTGGTTCCTAAATTGTGACTTGAAGAACATACTCAATAATGCTAATGTCTTGTAA